The following coding sequences lie in one Peribacillus frigoritolerans genomic window:
- a CDS encoding alkaline phosphatase D family protein: protein MNNERAMDDLIKNWSELGKNMDRRNFIQGASKLAGLSLGLALAQSMGGIEVNAAPKFSDYPFTLGVASGDPLSDSVVLWTRLAPDPLNGGGMPKEAISVKWEVAKDENFRKIVQQGKEIARPELGHSVHVEVSGLKPDKVYFYRFKSGGEVSQTGKTKTLPPVGSSVSSLSFAFVSCQQFEHGYYTAYKHLAKEDLDIVFHLGDYIYEYGPNEYVSSSGNVRVHSGPEIITLEDYRNRYAQYRSDTHLKAAHAAFPWVVTWDDHEVENNYANVIPEKGQSVEAFIKRRAAAYQAYYEHMPLRKSSLPKGADMRLYRNFTYGDLASFFVLDSRQYRDDQANGDGSSPQTPESLDPKRTLLGPEQEQWLTDNLSKSKTKWNVLPQQIFFSQRNYGTPTAPKFSMDSWDGYPAARDRLIDVIKRNNLENLVVLTGDVHASWAANLKADFDDPNSKIFGVEFVGTSITSGGNGADKRADTDKILSQNPHIKFFNDYRGYVRCKVTPEQWKADYRVVPFVTEPGADISTRASFVFDKDQTGLRKVASAAVMEGVQKTNEVEEDRTRAHNRAHEKQRMKSQGKVTN, encoded by the coding sequence ATGAATAATGAAAGAGCAATGGATGATTTAATTAAGAATTGGAGCGAATTAGGTAAGAATATGGACCGCCGAAACTTTATCCAGGGAGCAAGTAAGCTTGCCGGACTTTCATTAGGTCTTGCCCTTGCCCAATCAATGGGCGGGATTGAAGTGAATGCTGCCCCGAAATTCAGTGATTATCCATTTACTCTCGGTGTAGCTTCAGGTGATCCGCTCTCGGACAGTGTAGTTTTATGGACAAGGTTGGCACCTGACCCGTTGAATGGCGGAGGAATGCCAAAAGAAGCTATTTCCGTTAAATGGGAAGTGGCAAAGGATGAGAATTTCCGAAAGATTGTCCAGCAAGGCAAGGAAATAGCCAGGCCGGAACTTGGCCACTCCGTTCATGTGGAAGTAAGCGGGTTAAAACCCGATAAGGTCTATTTTTACCGTTTTAAAAGCGGAGGGGAAGTAAGTCAGACTGGGAAAACGAAAACTCTTCCGCCAGTAGGTTCAAGTGTTTCGAGCTTGTCATTCGCGTTTGTTTCATGCCAGCAATTTGAGCATGGCTATTATACGGCCTATAAACATTTGGCAAAAGAAGATCTGGATATTGTCTTCCACCTTGGCGATTATATATATGAATATGGACCAAATGAATATGTTTCTTCGTCAGGTAATGTCCGTGTACATAGTGGTCCGGAGATCATCACGCTTGAGGATTATCGAAATAGATACGCACAATACCGCTCTGATACCCATTTAAAAGCGGCACATGCAGCTTTCCCATGGGTCGTGACTTGGGATGACCATGAAGTTGAAAACAATTATGCAAATGTCATCCCGGAAAAAGGACAATCGGTAGAAGCATTCATCAAGAGAAGGGCCGCCGCCTATCAGGCTTATTATGAGCATATGCCCCTTCGTAAATCATCTTTGCCTAAGGGAGCGGATATGCGGTTATACCGAAATTTCACATATGGAGACCTGGCCTCTTTCTTTGTATTGGATTCCCGTCAATATCGGGATGATCAGGCAAACGGAGATGGAAGTTCACCGCAAACGCCTGAGTCACTTGATCCGAAACGGACATTGTTAGGTCCAGAGCAAGAACAGTGGCTAACTGACAATCTATCAAAATCAAAAACGAAGTGGAACGTTCTGCCTCAGCAGATTTTCTTTTCACAACGGAATTATGGAACACCAACCGCTCCCAAATTCAGCATGGATTCCTGGGATGGTTACCCGGCTGCACGCGATCGTTTAATTGATGTAATCAAAAGAAACAACCTGGAAAATCTGGTCGTGTTGACTGGTGATGTACATGCAAGCTGGGCAGCCAATTTAAAGGCGGATTTCGATGATCCAAATTCAAAGATTTTCGGTGTGGAGTTTGTCGGCACTTCCATCACATCTGGTGGAAATGGAGCGGATAAGCGTGCGGATACGGATAAAATACTAAGTCAGAATCCACATATAAAGTTCTTTAATGATTACCGGGGATATGTCCGATGCAAAGTAACACCAGAACAATGGAAGGCTGACTATCGTGTAGTCCCATTCGTGACAGAACCAGGTGCGGATATATCGACAAGAGCATCCTTTGTTTTTGATAAGGATCAAACAGGGCTGCGAAAGGTTGCATCAGCAGCGGTTATGGAAGGTGTGCAAAAAACTAACGAAGTCGAGGAAGATCGGACACGTGCCCATAATCGCGCACATGAAAAACAAAGAATGAAA